A single region of the Lotus japonicus ecotype B-129 chromosome 4, LjGifu_v1.2 genome encodes:
- the LOC130716083 gene encoding protein SRG1-like, producing the protein MEDIKNSSWTSLLVPSVQELADKKISTVPSRYIQPQQEDILIISEADGILEIPVVDMQSLLSAESGSSELTKLHLACKEWGFFQLVNHGVSSSLVEKVKLEIQDFFNLPMLEKKKFWQTPQLMEGFGQAFVISEDQKLDWADMFYMTTLPKHSRMPHLFPQLPLPIRDTLELYSQELKNLGVVIIENMGKALKMEESEMRELFEDGKQSMRMNYYPPCLQPEKVIGLTPHSDGAGLTILLQVNEVEGLQIRKDGMWVPVKPLPNAFIVNVGDILEIVTNGIYKSIVHRATVNSGKERLSIATFYSPRHDAEIGPAASLVNEQTPARFKRIGLKEFLRNLFARKLDGKSYLDALRVEHDH; encoded by the exons ATGGAAGACATCAAAAACTCATCTTGGACTTCTCTTCTGGTACCATCAGTTCAAGAATTGGctgataaaaaaatttctacCGTTCCATCCAGATACATTCAGCCTCAACAAGAAGACATCTTGATCATCTCTGAAGCTGATGGTATCCTTGAGATTCCAGTTGTTGATATGCAGAGCTTGCTTTCTGCAGAATCTGGGAGTTCAGAGTTGACTAAGCTTCACCTTGCTTGCAAAGAATGGGGATTCTTCCAG CTGGTAAACCATGGCGTTAGTTCTTCCTTGGTAGAGAAAGTGAAGTTGGAGATTCAGGATTTCTTCAACCTTCCAatgttagaaaagaaaaagttttgGCAGACTCCACAACTTATGGAGGGATTTGGACAAGCATTTGTTATCAGTGAAGACCAGAAACTTGATTGGGCTGATATGTTTTATATGACCACTCTTCCTAAGCACTCTAGAATGCCCCACTTATTTCCACAGCTCCCACTTCCTATCAG AGACACTTTAGAGCTTTACTCACAAGAGCTAAAAAATCTAGGAGTAGTTATTATTGAAAATATGGGGAAAGCTCTAAAGATGGAAGAATCAGAAATGAGAGAGTTGTTTGAAGATGGGAAGCAGTCAATGAGGATGAACTATTACCCACCATGTCTGCAACCTGAGAAGGTTATTGGCCTCACACCCCATTCAGATGGAGCAGGTCTCACCATCCTCCTACAAGTCAATGAAGTAGAAGGGCTCCAGATAAGGAAAGATGGCATGTGGGTTCCTGTTAAACCCCTTCCTAATGCCTTCATTGTAAACGTTGGTGACATTCTAGAG ATTGTAACTAATGGGATATACAAAAGTATTGTGCATCGTGCAACAGTAAACTCTGGAAAAGAAAGGCTTTCAATTGCAACATTCTACTCGCCAAGACATGATGCAGAGATAGGTCCTGCAGCAAGCTTGGTCAATGAACAAACACCAGCACGGTTCAAAAGAATTGGATTAAAGGAGTTCTTGAGGAATCTATTTGCTCGCAAACTTGATGGAAAGTCTTACCTAGATGCCTTGAGAGTGGAGCATGATCACTAG
- the LOC130715264 gene encoding protein SRG1-like → MEEIKNSYGTSLLVPSVQELAQEKISTVPPRYIQPQQQDILGISESDVILEIPVVDMQSLLSAESGSSELSKLHRACKEWGFFQLVNHGVSSSLLEKVKLEIQDFFNLPMSEKKKFWQTPQHIEGFGQAFAISEDQKLDWADMFFMTTLPKHSRMPHLFPQLPLPIRDTLELYSQELKNLVMIIVEYMGKALKMEETEMRELFKDGMQSMRMNYYPPCPQPEKVIGLTPHSDGVGLTILLQINEVEGLQIRKDDMWIPVKPLPNAFIVNVGDVLEIVTNGIYKSIEHRATVNSGKERLSVATFYTPRHDGEIGPAASLITEQTPARFKRIGFEEFFRNLFARKLDGKSYLDSLRVEHHK, encoded by the exons ATGgaagaaataaaaaactcatatgGAACTTCTCTTCTGGTTCCATCAGTTCAAGAATTGGCTCAAGAAAAAATTTCAACCGTTCCACCCAGATACATTCAGCCTCAACAACAGGACATCTTGGGCATCTCTGAATCTGATGTTATCCTTGAGATTCCAGTGGTTGATATGCAGAGCTTGCTTTCTGCAGAATCTGGGAGCTCAGAGTTGTCTAAGCTTCACCGTGCTTGTAAAGAATGGGGATTCTTCCAG CTGGTAAACCATGGAGTTAGTTCTTCCTTGCTGGAAAAAGTTAAGTTGGAGATTCAAGATTTCTTCAACCTTCCAATGTCAGAGAAGAAAAAGTTTTGGCAGACTCCACAACACATTGAGGGATTTGGACAAGCATTTGCTATCAGTGAAGACCAGAAACTTGATTGGGCTGATATGTTCTTTATGACCACCCTTCCTAAGCACTCTAGAATGCCCCACTTATTTCCACAACTCCCTCTTCCTATCAG GGACACTTTAGAGCTATACTCACAAGAGCTAAAAAATCTAGTTATGATTATTGTTGAATATATGGgaaaagctctgaagatggaagaaaCAGAAATGAGAGAGTTATTTAAAGATGGGATGCAGTCAATGAGGATGAACTATTACCCACCATGTCCACAACCAGAGAAGGTTATTGGCCTAACACCCCATTCAGATGGAGTAGGTCTCACCATCCTCCTACAAATCAATGAAGTGGAAGGGCTCCAGATAAGGAAAGATGACATGTGGATTCCTGTTAAACCCCTTCCTAATGCCTTCATTGTAAACGTTGGGGATGTACTTGAG ATTGTAACTAATGGGATTTACAAAAGTATTGAGCATCGTGCAACAGTGAACTCTGGAAAAGAAAGGCTTTCAGTTGCAACATTCTACACACCAAGACATGATGGAGAGATAGGTCCCGCTGCAAGCTTGATCACTGAACAAACACCAGCACGGTTCAAAAGAATTGGGTTCGAGGAGTTCTTCAGGAACCTATTTGCTCGCAAACTTGATGGAAAGTCTTACCTAGATTCCTTAAGAGTGGAGCATCACAAGTAG